From Bradyrhizobium symbiodeficiens, the proteins below share one genomic window:
- a CDS encoding tetratricopeptide repeat protein, translated as MAVRFLFARTFCLALVLGTVGLAPAQAQADPPTPPGKQKKLPEAPAKLPKVDRTKNLDFLFGALKAAPDEVSAKHVEARIWAIWLQTPSDTASLLMSRAKTAVDAKKIDVAIKLLDSVIKLRPDYIEAWNRRATLYYMQNDYGRSLADIQQVLIREPRHFGALAGLGMIMQEVGDEKRALDAYRKALAVNPHLEKIPDQVKSLTEKVEGRDI; from the coding sequence ATGGCAGTGAGATTCCTTTTCGCGCGCACTTTTTGTCTGGCCCTCGTGCTGGGAACAGTCGGCCTCGCTCCGGCGCAGGCGCAGGCTGATCCTCCGACGCCGCCGGGCAAGCAGAAGAAGCTCCCGGAAGCGCCGGCCAAGCTGCCCAAGGTCGATCGCACCAAGAATCTCGATTTCCTGTTCGGCGCGTTGAAGGCGGCGCCCGACGAGGTCAGCGCCAAGCATGTCGAGGCGCGGATCTGGGCGATCTGGCTGCAGACCCCGAGCGACACCGCGTCATTGCTGATGTCGCGGGCGAAGACCGCGGTCGATGCCAAGAAGATCGATGTCGCGATCAAGCTTTTGGATTCCGTCATCAAGCTCCGGCCCGACTACATCGAGGCCTGGAACCGGCGCGCCACGCTCTACTACATGCAGAACGACTATGGCCGTTCGCTCGCCGATATCCAGCAGGTGCTGATCCGGGAGCCGCGCCATTTCGGCGCGCTCGCAGGCCTCGGCATGATCATGCAGGAGGTCGGCGACGAGAAGCGCGCGCTCGATGCCTATCGCAAGGCGCTCGCCGTCAATCCGCACCTCGAAAAGATCCCCGACCAGGTCAAATCGCTGACCGAGAAGGTCGAGGGACGCGATATTTAG